AGTCTagctgccacaatgactaccaacCTGTAgcacacatctgtaatcatgaagtgatTTAAAAGACTGGTTATGgtacacatcaactccatcatcccagacaccctagaacagggatcatcaactagatttagccgggccaattttttcttgagcagatggttGTGGGggcagaacataattacaaatcatttgcaaattgaccacaagatcTTTCTAAGGGAAAACATGTACTGTAATGTGTGTGATAAGACTATCATGCCATTTAGGCTTCATATTTATAAAGTAAATCTGACACAGGCTACAACTCATATCAAATTATTTCCCTGGAGACCTTTACTTGGAGTCAGGAGTTAAATACTACCTAGTATTGTGAACAGACCATTAAACACAATGAGCACACTGGACATGCACACTCTGGTGTACTCTGAGCGAGGGAGTCTTCCTACTGTACACACTGTGCTGGCCCATTTGGCTTGTAATGAGAGGACATAGCATCTGCTGCTGCAATCAGGCAACACAACAATGGCCATTACATCACATTAGTCAACCCTGTACATATTGTGCTGGAGATCAgagggggggcagtatgaaaaatgtatgcactcactaattgtaagccgctctggataagagcgtctgctaaatgactaaaatgtcaagtggatcacaaaaaaaaaaaaaaagattgggTATGCCCAGCCTGGAGAGTCTGCAGAGATAGGACCACAATAATGTCCTTTCAGGTTACAAGTGTCCAGTCACATGTAGTGTGCTAACTATTTATTACAATGTCATTACTAATCTGTCTAACTATTTTCCAGACTAAAATGCTCTTAGAACTACGTTTCTCTCTTCAAGTCCCTGTAGTCTACAACGTGGCTAATTTATAAGTACACAGTGCATTCAATTATCAATGTATCTCCCTAATAATAAAACTTCCATCACACTCAATGTAACCTCACACACTGAACTGCTTATGATTCCTGATTGATTTGTTCCCCAAGGTACACTATTAGTCTTCACCATGTAGGCTGATAATCAATGACTTTTACATGTTCACAACTTAACTGTATCCAAAAGGCCTGAGGGGAAATCAATAGTGCTTTTATGTGACAGTAATACTCTGATCAATACTTGGTCAttacattcacatacacacagtgTGTCTAGGTGACACAAAAGTACATTTTCTTCCACTCAGGAGGTTTATTGAACACCACACATGAATACAAGCTGATTGTTGAGAATGTACATCATGAAACATACAAGCATTGTCTTAAGTCAGGTGGTGTCACTCCTACGCGTTACTCTTCCCCCAACTGACAATCAGTGCAGACGATTAGTCACGCTATCTGATGTAAGACAATGACATACAAAAAGACACAAAGTATCTCCAGATTCAAGCATTCAGACTGACTTTGTGAGTGCATGATAAGGTAACAGTCAGTCGGTTCAACAGACAATCTTGCATCTGAATCTGTCTCCCATCAAATGTGACTTTGCCTTAGCAACAATGCCCCATGCCTCTTTTTGTACAATTGCAGTCAAAGGCCTGATTGTGCTTTtaaaaggcgtccgcatgcttcccagtctAAACAGTTATGACGGCATTGGGacatttttgttagttttggacttCAATAAaggttttttcggctgttcgagcacacaacattttttcttgaggcaagccgaagttggttgccgaagtctacgccccttagTCAGTGATtagtcaacagtagggattcttcaattaagtctTTGTTGTCGTTCAACGAGACGACTCATTTTCATACACATTTTTTATtgaaaatactgcaccaaacatcttagttagaagtaaaattgcgcgactaagagcTCCTCGGCAAAAACGATAAAATTAATGAGCGATTTTTTgaattatcttagattaattctgactactTCGAGGAAGTGTATACTACTACggtgtctcaaaatggacaaacagtactattgtcgcttttttctcatttttcaagcgaaggtcttttaagggagtatgcaagcacactcattcggttcgcctagccgggccagccgaactgaagcatgctgacaccTTTATCTTCCACAATTACCCACATCCTGGTGATTGTGATGGGCTACTTTGAAAAGGTGTCTCAAATTTGCAGTAGTCAAacgccacactccctttaagcttaaaaatatatatgctaATACTAATCATTGATTCGACTtatacactgagtgaacaaaaaCATTAAGGaccactgctctttccatgacagacttacaaggtgaatccaggtgaaagctatgatcccttattgatgtcacttattaaatccacttcagtcagtatagatgaaggggaggagacaggttaaataaggatttttaagccttgagacatggattgtgtatgtgtgccattcagagggtggtgaatgggcaagacaaaatatttaagtgcctatgaacggagtatggtattaggtgccaggtgcaccggtttgtgtcaagaatggcaacgctgctgggtttttccaagATTAATagtttctcgtgtgtatcaagaatggtccaccacccaaaggacatccagccaatttgacacaactgtgggaagcataggagtcaacatgggccagcatccctgtggaacgctttcgatacCTTGAGAGACCATgcctcgacgaattgaggctgttctgagggcaaaaagggggggTACAACACAATATTAATataaggaaggtgttcttaatgttttgtacattcagtgtattgCGCTTTTCTAGACACCCAAAGCGCTTTACATTGTAACGGGGACGCTCacctcacctcatccaccaccatgaTAAACCTTCAAGAAAATGTGTGACACAAATACATCATTTTTTTCACATAAGAGCGCTTCCAAAGAAAGTAAAGTAATTTTCAGTGCAGATAAACCCCCAAACCACATAAACCCAAATTATATTAGGTCAAGCTCATCCATTGTATTGCCATGATAAATAGTCAAACAGTAATACTAAATGTGGTTAATATAAAAGTAATTTAACATGTCTGTAGACTAGAGTATGTATCAAGTTGTAACAGTTACTGCTCAACTAtgtagctctctctctttgtgatATTAGAAACATTCAAGTATGACCATTCAAGTCTTTTCTGAACAGATTTTGGTATACGTAAACAATGCCTTTATATCGATTAcctattatttttttatattctcATTTAAAAACAGCAGCAAAATACTACTACAAAATAATGCCTTCTACATATGCAATATATTGGTTGCCAGTGTCACACCCTGAGAATATTGACCTTAGAGGAGGAGTTGGAGCAACTACAGGAGCTCCCTTTGACCTTCCACCTCCAGTCTACAGACCCCTGAGTTCTCCCAACCCCTTCTCACCCTGGGGCTCTGGGCTGCAGACAAACCACTCTAGCCTGCCCCCTGCTGGAGGTTCCTGTCATAGTTCTCCTGGCAGATGCTGATGCGCTGGGTGAAATACTCTGGGTCTGAGATGGCCCTGAGCAGGTCGTTCTGGACCAGACAGAGGTCATACAGCTCTGAGGTGGAGGCTGTGCGTGTCTCTGAGCTGTCTCGGTCCAGGAACACCTTCAGAACCATGGAACAAGAACAGAAACACCATGAGGATATTTAAGGCAAACAACTTATCTGCAAGGGGAAACATCCACTTCCATATGAGTATGCACAAACCATCCAAAAGCACATTAACCGAGGCAAAAACATACCTTTGGATGGACGATGGTGTCTTTGTCATTCTGTCGAATGTTGTCATCGATGAAGATGTGCTGGACATCCTGGTCGAAGGGGTCCACCCACAGAGGTTTCCCTCCCAGGATGGAGTAGGTGTTCCTGGCCCACCTACAGATAGAGACCATTGTCCTGACTACATCAACGAGACTGAAACTTTCATTGAGGTCAATGCAGAAAGAACTTCTACATTACAAATAAAACTTGGGCTAAATTACCTATTCAAAGATGGATTTATGAGCTTGCCAGAAAACTAGGGCACCTCCAATACTAGAGTGCCTTCATTGGTGTGATTAGGCTAGACGTTAGTCTTTTGTAAAAGGTCCACCTACCAGTCAAAATGGTCCTGGAAGCCCCCCAGGCATTGGACAGAGCTGAGGTACTGGTACAGGGCTCGCTCCCCGTCACGTGTGGACAGACGCTCCTCTGCCCGGGTCAGGACCGCCCCTTTCTTACTGCAGCGGATCTGGCCTGGTGTCTCATTCACACTCAGCTGGGGAGGGAGCAGAAAGAACACAGCTGGCTTTAACATCTCTTATACTCTCTCTGATCGGCAGTTTATTAGAGATGTACAGGTATCAGGTATCTATCAGAAATTATGGAAATCATCTGTACTTCAGCATAGCTATCATTTTAGAATGAGAGGAAACAATTATGCTTACAGGTCATGCAAGTTCCAAACCTGCTAAATCAAATTATCCTCTTTCACCCTCAAACTCAGTGCCGAGACGCCCTTGACAGGAGACAGTTTGAATAAGTCATCATCTGGATGTTTATTTATGTTTTTGCAGCTAACTGTGTGTGCCGTAGCAGCCTTTGAGCCTCCTCCCTGCAGAAATCGATGTGTTCTGCTCCAGTAAACGAACAGGTACAAGAACAGGGTGAGGGGGCTGAGAAGAGCCTGCAGGCACACTCTATACCCAGGGGAGTAGCACCACCAACCCTACATCTCACTGTGAATGACCTTCTGAACAGGGCACTGTTCAATCTTCTGGGAACAAGTTTACAGATTTTTGACCCCTATATCCCACTGCCACaacctcacaaacacacacaagcccagacgcatgcacacacacacacacacacacaataactgtAGTCTTTCAGAAGAAACAGACTTGGCCCAAGCTGAAAAATTGGTCTATAATTGTGAAGTGTGGTTGATCTCTTAATTCAGGCAGAGGAGGAAGAACATCACTTCTCTCAAAGGACTATAACTCACTCTCAGTAGCATAGCCACCTGTAACATAGTGTCACTCTCTCAATGACAAGCTGCAACAGAGAGCCTACAATGAGTAATGATTGCAATTACTGGGCTATTGGCAAGTTAGCTAACAGTAGTGATTATGATAAGAGCAATGTGCCTATTTAATATGGTAGCCAGTGAGTAAGAGCTTGGTAAAATGCCAGGACAACAATCATTATTGCAACTGTCCTAATGACACCACATCCAGCATCACACCCTCAATCACCACCCAAAGCACtcatcaaaattgtcaaagactccagtcacccaagtcatagactgttctctctgctaccgcacggcaagcggtaccggagcaccaagtttaggtccaaaagacttctatcgccgagtggcgcagtggtctaaggcactgcatcgcagtgctagctgtgccactagagatcctggttcgaatccaggctctgtcgtagccggccgtgaccgggagacccatggggcggcgcacaattggcccagcgtcgtccagggtaggggagggaatggccggcagggatgtagctcagttggtagagcatggcgtttgcaacgccagggttgtgggttcgattcccaccgggggccagtatgaaaaaaataataatgtatgcactcactaactgtaagtcgctctggataagagcgtctattaaatgactaaaatgtctaaaatgtaagccataagactgctgaacaattaatcaaatggccacctggacaaTTTGCATTGATACCCCCTTTGTtttaacactgctgctactcgctgtttattatctatgcatagtcactttacccctacctacatgtacaaattacctcaactaacctgtacccccgcacattgactcggtaccggtccccctgtatatagcctcatcacttttatttttatttatttatttttatttattttacttatttagtaaatattttcttaaaactgcattgttggttaagggcttgtaagtaagcatttcacggtaaggtcacgtattcggcgcatgtgacaaatacaatttgatttgatttaccttAAGTGCTGGAAGGTCAGGGAAGAGTGGGTGGGAGCCCTGAGTGAGGGCACGGGACACTGCAGACAGCACGCGGGGAAGGTCTGAGCCAAAGGTGCGGAACAGGATAGCAAAGTCCCTCCCCTCTGCCACCAGGTCTTTCAATAGCTGGAAGAAAGAGGGCAAGATCCAGTGGTACAGCTGTCCGTCCTCCCCCTTCACAGCCAGCTCCTTGTCCCCCTTCAGCTCCTCTGGCCATCGCAGCATCGCCAAGTGCTCGTCCAGCACGCCCCGGAACCGACGACCTGCAGTGGAGCTGGTGAAGCctgccacccggccaaactgcgaGTAGTAGCTGACAGCGCCCTCACATGGTGGGAGTAGGGAAGGTGAGTCACTCATCCACATCCATTTACCTACAGAGCACATAAAGAAGCAGATGTTAAGCAATTGCACACAGCAATGACATCACCATGGCAGGTAGGCACAGTAGTGATTCCACTTATTGAATTGTCATGTCATTTATAGAAAAAGGATAGAGGTGTGCCACTACATAGTAAGTGGGGCATCTGCTCCTTAAGAAATATTTAGGATAATTTTCATTTTTATAGAATAGACCACTACTTCAAATAAAACTGGCTACATGTAGGAACTAAGTGGCTTTTTAGACTGAGGTCGCCTGGCCCCTAAGAGGCTTGTCACTTATATTTCAACCTGGTCTTACCTTGTTTACTCATTTGTCCCCATGTCACAGTGGAAATAAAGTAATCCAAAGCTGCAATAGTTCCTTGACTTGTCACGGCATCAGACACCAAGATGGTGTTATTGAGGTCAACGTGAAGGACAAGCTTTTTCTTCTTTAGATACAACCCTTTAGGGACAGACACTGTCAGGGCTTCTTCAGTGGCACAGTAATCATTCTCATTTCCTTTGGAGTGTGGAGTCGGCTGCTTATCTGTCGCCGGGTCATGTCCATTACGACTGTCCTCATTGTTTAGACAAGCTAAGGGATGATCACCGGTCTTGTCGCAGTATGCCATGATGTGGCTCCACTCTCGAATTATCGGTTGTGGAAACCTACTTTTCTttgactaactagctagctaaccaagttGTCAATGAGTATAGCCAGAGGGTTTTAAGGCAAGTTACTGAAACCAGAACCTCTTCGTCCACAACAGTAACTCgatttgtagctagctagctacatggctATAAGACAGCTATTACACTTGTCAAAACAGGTTCGTTATGTAGTAAAACATTTTCTTTAAATTAGCTGTCTAAGTTTGTACAACTAGTCACATAAACATACCACCCTACCGGCTTTTCCGTTGACTCAGCGccagaaaatgtttgtttttactTCCTCATTGTGAAACGCCGTTTCTTCTTCTCTTACTGTAAAGTGTGGAGTCTGCAAGTAAATACAGTAAGAAGCGCCATCTAGAGGAGCAGTGCCGGTTGGAGGACCAACAACTTCACACAGAACATTGTACACAAACTGAGGGTAAAAAAAAAACCATCTGATTTGGTAAAGAATTAAACGTTCCCAAACTTCTCTGCCAGGCAACTTCATTCACGTCACTACTGAATCAGTCTGTGTACACAAACAACCTTTTAGCGCTTCTCAAAAAGGGTTTTATTTATATTAAaccatttatattttattcacaGCAGCATTCTCATTATGCAGTCCATTAcaaaggaagggagaggaggggtgtacAAGACAGTCCACTCAAACAGAAATAAAGATATGTAGCAGGAGAGGTAACCGCATTTTATTCTAGGGCTACTGTGTATCAACATGCACATTTCAGTGTATATCAAGCTGGTATCTTGCCAAAAATTGCATCCACAGGATTGGATAATTTAccaagtaaaaataaaataaaaatctaaaggaaAGCAACTAAATCCAGATGGGTATGAAAGTAGTAAACAGAAATCCAGTAACTTGTTACAAAACAAACTTaaaaaggtagactcagtgaaaTGACATTGCCACAAGCAGCACCAGAGAtagagatgagcgagatgcaacactttgctctcacacagtcacaccatgtatctgtgcatgtgcacgggttcgcttcacgctgttcacagtgtggtagcaaaagcaccaaaacagcagagaaaCTGAGCCTCGCACTTCAACattcttagttgttgcggaaattgacccactatgccatttactttctgcatctgtcatattgctgagtctacctttaatttATGCACCATCACACTTTTACATCAATTGCTACAATTTCAACCCAGCTTACAGAATCCAACAAAAATCACAAAACACATCAGACCAGGCAATACCTCAATGAGAAGTATCAaagaaaaacacaaacaaatgctTACACAGACACATCTCCCATCCTCCCACCTCACCGTTTCCCCTCATTCACAACAGGCTGTTGTTGTGGGGGGGGGAATTAGTTTGGTGTTGGCGACCTCCCTTTGTGACCTCTGAGCCAAAGCATGATCATGGGATAAATAGGTGTCATTTCAAGTGGCGTTTTAGGGGATACCCAAACAAAGGTGCATTTGTGAGCGGCAGGGCCACCAACATTGTCTAGATGGGCTGTTGAGCACTTCTCTTCTATCAGCCAACAATGGGCTGCAACCCGGGGGCTCTAGGACAACAGGAGTGTGGAGGCTTTTGTTGTAAGTGCAAACATGccgtttgtatttgtgtgtgtgtttagtatgTGTGAGGAAATGCATTGCATGGATATTCCTACATATACAGTATGAGTTGGTCTGTATCAGTTGATGTGTAaatacagatgaacgtggaaaATGTGTGAGTCTGTGGGTCTGTCCACCGCATCTGTGGTGACGGGTACATGTGCTGGTCTTTCGGCCACAGAACCAGTTCTTTAATTTCTAGCATTGCACCACTGAGGGGACACCCTAAAGATGCCGAGTTAATTAGTAAGCACTGaagtgtcttttactgaggagaatATTTCCACAGCTGGAACTTTATGCCATGTCGTTGGCGTCTCAGCCATGCCCTAGTCCACCTCCTCCATGTTGCTGTAGGACGGAGCAGCACATTCTCCAGAGTGTGCAAACAGCTCAGAGGTCACTTCTGGGGTCAGCAGAGGGGGTCCTTCAGGGTCCAGGTCTGTCCCAAAGAGTGCCTGGCTAGAGGCCTGTAAAATAAACCATTGTTATAAATCATGCCTTTTCTGGACCAGCTACCTGACAGGAAGACCAGacctgtttgtaaacaatgcaaAAGCAAAATCACTGGACTGACAGACCGACCCACTCTGTGCAGCAAAAATAAAACCTGGGAAAACATAACATCATTTCCAACTGGCAGGACAATTTCCATGTTTGAAATAATATCCGAAAGATTCCAGACAGTAACTGATTGAAAAATAATATTCATTAACACAGCATAAGACTGACATTTTATATTAAATAGCAGTACAAGTGCTTGTTTATTGCAGCAGCATTGAGATGGAAGTACCTGAACAAATTATTGCTGGGAAATGTCCTTTCTTTTTAAATAATAGCAACTATTCCAATTACAGAGCGCTCTTAAAAGGAAAATTCCTGCCAAAACCtaccttttggtatttgtttcattagtccattgttgatatagtcccaaaatcttttgcatgtcagcaattacgttttcaagatatatatctttcaaaatacagccggtatgatgcaTTTTATGATGCATTTTAAATTAGATGAAATACGTACTGCATACTATCACGATTGCATAAATCAATGTGTATGTGCCCAGACACATACTGGGCATTTAAAGCAGATATAGTGACTAGACTCAGCCTCTGAAAACCCACCTACAAGGGAGAGACATTACAGAATGCACTGTGATATCCCTAAGACTTGAACATATTACTACAACACTGTTACAGGGCGTAGTCCATTTACCAGCAGCACAGATAATCATGAAATGTTGTAGCAACTTATAGAGAGATGGACGGCATCTCTTTCCTAATGTCCTTAAATCCCTCCTAAACTAGGAACTGTTTATACTGTACATCAGTGCACTTAGAGGCCGCTTCTCAAACAGTCATAAAGCTTGGACATAGCTAGCTACTTCACCAAAAGTGTAATGCAAAGCAGCACATTAAAAAGGTTACTTTTGTTTAAAAGGCTTTCATGAAACAAAGAGAAAACAGTTCCAATACAAGTACGACAGGGATAAGTAAAATGTATGGACAGAAATAAATAAACCTGCTGAATTAAGAGCCATTGACAACATAAAATCTAAAATAATCAGCAACATGACAAACAGGAAAAAGCTAAGGCATATAATAGCTTAGTGAGTCTAAACACTATTCATTGAGAAGGCAAAAACACAATTTTAGCTGTCTTCAGGCTACAGTACAAAGTCATGACTGTACAAGCAAGCAGATACGCCCATCATACAATCACTGGGGTGGTGCTAAAGGATTACATATCTGTGAGTGAGCAGTACTACACTGCATTATTCGCTCACCAACTGAACACTATTACAGTAGGACTTCAACACTATAGCCTTCAAGTCATCTCAGCAGCATTACTTGGTGGGCCTATCCATTTCTAAATGTGCATTTCATATTTTAGTACTAAAAACCTACATGGTGAGAGACTTGGGAGGAACACAAATAAAGGGGAGAGTACGTTTGAGATCTGTTGAGGTATGCTTGAACTAGAATCTAGGGTAGATTTTAAGGGCCTAAATTATGGACTGCAGTACGCCAAAAAAAATAAAGATAGTCAACCAGGCCAAGCCATGCTGAGCAAAGTAACTAGTAGAAGCTACATTGGAACTCAGTCGGTTTCTCTTTAATGATGCATAGCCTAGATTTGATTAAAGGACATTCTGTGTataatttcatttcatttcaatGTGTTTAGCAGAATGTTGATTTATAGGCCatctacaaataaataaaaaatatatctaATGGCATAGACATTTAATTTAAAGTGCAATAAATTTTACTTTTAATTTCTCAGTGTATAAGCTTGCATGTGCGTCTGTATGCGGGTGTGTATGCAATAGGGTGTGAGACTGGCCACTTAGCCCCAGTTGGCTCTGTAGAGCAGGTCCAGGAACAACGCTAGCAGAGCAGCCAAGGTGCCCAGGACCAAATATCGGATGCAGTCGTCATCGGAATAATCAGAGATCCTTTGGCGCCGCCGTCGCACctgcccctccaccccctccacttcctcctccctccttctggCTGCTCTTCTTCTCCCCAGCCTGGTGCGGAACAGGCCCCGGGGGCCCTCCTCAagaccctcctcttcctcctccagttCCTGCCATATTAGAGAGGCCTGCGATGGTGGAAACCTGTGTCAGCTTCTGGGAAAGGCTTGGTGCTAAAGCACCGTCCCCTCACCACAGCCAGACTTCCAGGGGCAGGGGTCGGCAACAGGTGGTTTCTTTTGGCCACCCAAAGGGGGGGAGTCAGCTAATTCAGCATAATAAAGGTATGAaatgattgttattttcaaacacaatctctttttgggtttagttgtggtcaatttgctgTGTAAATTATTATGTTCCAGCCCTCCGACCATCAACTTCGTCAAAAATCGTCCCGCAGCTGAATcgagttgcctacccctgccatAGGGTCAAGAACAAGCCAGACTCTTTCAAGGAATACGTTACTGTGGTTCTGACAAATTAACCAAGACACCTCTCACTCATTCACATGGCATACACAGCATGAGGACAGCTCAGAGCGATGTGAGGGGAGCCTTTCAGAAAGCAGATGGATAGACAGAAATGTGGTGTCTCATATCTTTCTTTTTAAGAGTTAGCTAATAGATTAATTAAATCACACATATTTAGACAGACTCCAACCCCCAATATAAACTCATGAGTTCAAGAGAAATGTACCATACACTCAATCATTTTCATAGGCATGAACAGACAGCTTCCACAAAGGTGTGACTTGATCGTGAATACACACAGCCCCAACTTATTCATTCTGGTAATTAACTTTGTTTTCAGCATTTGGACAGAAAACAATACATCTTAAATGCCAATACAGATCAGATCAAAGGGTCTAGAGAAAGCTCATGTCTGTCACTTCAAAAATGTGCACAGGATAATAAGTTGTAAGTGTGAATTGCTTTTTCTCAAAGCACCTGTTCAATTTAGAAACAGGTTGTCTTGTATCAAACACTTTTGATGAACAAACCAATGGCCTTGAGAGCAATGAAATTAGATCCAACCTCTTTCTCTCATCCAGAAGCAGAAACACACATTAGCCCCCTGGCATCTGAGATCATTTCTCAAAAAGGACCACAAGCAAGCAATCAAATATCACTCCATGAAGAGGAATAGATTAACACAGTATTACATTTCTCACTCATGTGGTGAACATCTAATCTCAGAAAATTACAATATACCTCAAGAAAGTTTAATTGAATTCACTCATGCTGCACTATGCCTTGAAGAGGTTTTCCTACTACCCCCATATAATGGATcctggtacagtgggggaaaaaagtatttagtcagccaccaattgtgcaagttctcccacttaaaaagatgagagaggcctgtaattttcatcataggtacacgtcaactatggcagacaaaatgagattttttctctccagaaaatcacattgtaggattttttatgaatttttttgcaaattatggtggaaaataagtatttggtcaataacaaaagtttctcaatactttgttatataccctttgttggcaatgacacaggtcaaacgttttctgtaagtcttcacaaggttttcacacactgttgctggtattttggcccattcctccatgcagatctcctctagagcagtgatgttttggggctgtcgctgggcaacacagactttcaactccctccaaagattttctatggggttgagatctggagacttcaaggtcctggagtggcctagccaatgcttcttacgaagccactccttcgttgcccgggcggtgtgtttgggatcattgtcatgctgaaagacccagccacgtttcatcttcaatgcccttgctgatggaaggaggttttcactcaaaatctcacgatacatggccccattcattctttcctttacacggatcagtcgtcctggtccctttgcagaaaaacagccccaaagcatgatgtttccacccccatgcttcacagtaggcatggtgttctttggatgcaactcatcattctttgtcctccaaacatgacgagttgagtttttaccaaaaagttatattttggtttcatctgaccatatgacattcccaatcctcttctggatcatccaaatgcactctagcaaacttcagacgggcctggacatgtactggcttaagcaaggggacacgtctggcactgcaggatttgagtccctggcggcgtagtgtgttactgatggtaggctttgttactttggtccctgctctctgcaggtcattcactaggtccccccgtgtggttctgggatttttgctcaccgttcttgagatcattttgaccccacggggtgagatcttgcgtggagccccagatcgagggagattatcagtggtcttgtatgtcttccatttcctaataattgctcccacagttgatttcttcaaaccaagctgcttacctattgcagattcagtcttcccagcctggtgcaggtttacaattt
This portion of the Coregonus clupeaformis isolate EN_2021a chromosome 24, ASM2061545v1, whole genome shotgun sequence genome encodes:
- the si:dkey-32e6.3 gene encoding uncharacterized protein si:dkey-32e6.3, whose product is MAYCDKTGDHPLACLNNEDSRNGHDPATDKQPTPHSKGNENDYCATEEALTVSVPKGLYLKKKKLVLHVDLNNTILVSDAVTSQGTIAALDYFISTVTWGQMSKQGKWMWMSDSPSLLPPCEGAVSYYSQFGRVAGFTSSTAGRRFRGVLDEHLAMLRWPEELKGDKELAVKGEDGQLYHWILPSFFQLLKDLVAEGRDFAILFRTFGSDLPRVLSAVSRALTQGSHPLFPDLPALKLSVNETPGQIRCSKKGAVLTRAEERLSTRDGERALYQYLSSVQCLGGFQDHFDWWARNTYSILGGKPLWVDPFDQDVQHIFIDDNIRQNDKDTIVHPKVFLDRDSSETRTASTSELYDLCLVQNDLLRAISDPEYFTQRISICQENYDRNLQQGAG